Proteins encoded together in one Argiope bruennichi chromosome 1, qqArgBrue1.1, whole genome shotgun sequence window:
- the LOC129974576 gene encoding uncharacterized protein LOC129974576, whose amino-acid sequence MRSGDLLIEVNSKKQAQQVTKLKALATIPVTVSPHSSLNYSKGVITCGELYNVSLEEISKGFQQQGVTHVRRITIRRDGQLINTKHLILTFHSPKLPEFVYAGYLKLPVRAYIPNPLRCFQCQRFGHSKANCRGTVTCARCAEKGHESQKCTAPEKCVNCGEDHASYSRLCKRWTLEKQITTLKFKESITYPEARRKILAQTPTPGLTYASVEIRTKLRKSTLRNSVALGLANQGAVHKDLTSIFGGTSKSADLIALHPSEEEDELKMSCDISQLPNTVSNPSLEAKVS is encoded by the exons atgcgttctggtgacttgctcATAGAAGTTAATTCTAAGAAGCAAGCCCAGCAAGTAACCAAACTAAAAGCCTTAGCTACAATACCTGTTACTGTTTCCCCTCACTCTTCCTTAAATTACTCGAAAGGCGTCATAACCTGTGGAGAGCTGTACAATGTTTCTCTTGAAGAAATATCTAAAGGATTTCAGCAGCAAGGAGTAACTCATGTACGCCGCATAACCATTCGGCGGGATGGGCAACTCATTAATACGAAACACCTCATCCTCACATTTCATTCACCTAAACTGCCTGAATTTGTATATGCCGGCTACCTGAAATTACCTGTTCGAGCCTATATTCCTAATCCCTTGAGATGTTTCCAATGCCAACGTTTCGGTCACTCCAAagctaattgccgcgggacagtAACTTGTGCCCGATGTGCTGAAAAAGGTCATGAAAGCCAGAAGTGCACTGCGCCAGAAAAGTGCGTCAATTGTGGTGAAGATCATGCTTCCTATTCGAGACTTTGCAAACGTTGGACACTCGAGAAACAAATAACCACTCTCAAATTCAAAGAAAGTATAACTTATCCTGAAGCTAGACGTAAAATTCTAGCTCAAACACCTACGCCTGGTTTAACTTATGCTTCTGTG GAAATTAGAACAAAACTCAGAAAATCAACCTTGCGCAATTCGGTTGCTTTGGGACTTGCAAATCAAGGTGCAGTCCACAAAGACCTAACATCCATTTTTGGTGGCACATCCAAAAGTGCTGACCTAATCGCACTTCATCCATCTGAAGAAGAGGATGAACTTAAAATGAGTTGCGATATTTCGCAACTTCCCAACACTGTTTCCAATCCTTCACTTGAAGCAAAAGTTTcgtaa
- the LOC129974528 gene encoding uncharacterized protein LOC129974528 has protein sequence MRSGDLLVEVSSRKQAQQIQKLKSLATIRVSVTPHQSLNSSKGVITCGEILNLPVELIVSEMKSQGVSHVRRISIRRDGQILETKHHVLTFKTSKLPEYVYAGYIKLPVRPYIPNPLRCFQCQRFGHSKMNCRGSLTCARCAQKGHDSQQCTAEEKCVNCGGDHPSYSRSCPRWALEKQVTTIKFKEDLSYPEARRRVKAQTPIPGVSYASAVKKTFCQNCSCENCLKYARKTTDNEKTSDSDAEHTLKTNTDTQKTVRRKSKSQNSLTLNLAKRGLTQKDLRKKLKNSASKNSVALGLATQGVVHKDLQSIFGDTLNSPDIKLHPSEDEYELGMSCDDHATPTTASSLSPSKSLS, from the coding sequence ATGAGATCTGGCGACTTGCTTGTGGAGGTTTCTTCTCGTAAGCAAGCACAACAGATACAAAAACTAAAATCCTTGGCAACAATAAGAGTTTCTGTAACCCCTCACCAATCACTTAATAGCTCCAAAGGCGTCATCACCTGCGGCGAAATACTAAATCTTCCCGTAGAGTTAATTGTCTCCGAAATGAAATCTCAAGGTGTTTCACATGTGCGTCGAATTTCCATACGACGTGATGGACAAATACTTGAGACGAAACATCAcgtattaacttttaaaacttctaaattacCGGAGTACGTCTATGCAGGCTATATAAAGTTACCGGTTAGGCCATATATCCCTAATCCACTAAGGTGTTTCCAGTGCCAACGCTTTGGCCACTCCAAAATGAATTGCCGCGGGTCTCTCACTTGTGCCCGCTGCGCACAAAAAGGGCATGACAGCCAACAGTGTACCGCAGAAGAAAAGTGCGTAAACTGTGGTGGCGATCATCCCTCATATTCTCGATCTTGTCCTCGCTGGGCACTGGAAAAGCAGGTTAcgacaataaaattcaaagaggATTTATCTTATCCTGAAGCCAGACGCAGGGTTAAGGCACAGACCCCAATCCCTGGTGTCAGTTATGCTTCAGCAGTTAAGAAAACTTTCTGTCAGAATTGCTCTTGTGAAAACTGCTTAAAATATGCCAGGAAAACAACAGATAATGAAAAAACCTCAGATTCCGATGCTGAACATACTCTGAAAACTAACACTGATACTCAAAAAACTGttagaagaaaatcaaaatcacAGAACTCTCTGACATTAAACTTAGCAAAACGTGGCCTAACGCAAAAAGATTTgcgaaagaaactgaaaaattctgCATCGAAAAATTCCGTCGCATTGGGGTTAGCGACGCAAGGTGTTGTCCATAAGGACTTACAGTCCATCTTTGGTGACACGCTTAATAGCCCCGATATTAAACTGCATCCGTCTGAGGATGAATATGAACTTGGTATGAGTTGCGATGATCATGCAACTCCAACAACTGCTTCTTCTCTCTCTCCTTCCAAAtcactctcttaa
- the LOC129974544 gene encoding uncharacterized protein LOC129974544 → MGSSSNVVVASSNSRFMIISTQNTFHRVSPFLVNKLIQSTIGEVQNIKKLRSGDLLLQTSEKQALLISKLTKLGDFPVQTALHKTLNFSRGVISEPDLIDLSDGDLVTEFSDQQVCAARRINIRRDGQLIPTKHIVLTFQTPVLPKSIKAGYQICRVRPYIPNPLRCFKCQRYGHSQQACRSKMIMCAKCAEPGHEINNCHSDTMKCVNCSGSHTSFSKSCPKWTLEKEVISTKIRKNISFAEARKLINDRTPKVGASYSGILKATLTCSSAQTDSRITQLPPTSSVSNQTTKLPAVSSVPSMSSNYPVNDKIAKRNCSNKTKISTISSLKAFKVNAKQRTKKKALLNRPLVAEDFLKTYTSSSEFSDMELDRSTTSKNQSGGEKKKKPPDKSQS, encoded by the coding sequence ATGGGCTCTTCTTCTAACGTCGTTGTAGCATCATCTAATTCTCGTTTCATGATCATTAGTACTCAAAATACATTTCATAGAGTTTCTCCTTTCCTTGTAAACAAATTAATACAATCAACAATTGGTGaagtacaaaacattaaaaaactacGTTCTGGTGACCTTTTGTTGCAGACTTCCGAGAAACAAGCTCTTCTTATTAGTAAACTCACCAAATTAGGAGATTTTCCTGTCCAAACAGCCttacataaaactttaaacttttcacGTGGTGTCATTTCCGAGCCGGATCTCATCGACTTATCTGATGGAGATCTTGTAACAGAATTTTCAGACCAGCAAGTATGCGCCGCGCGTCGTATCAACATTCGGCGTGACGGTCAACTTATACCAACAAAACACATCGTATTAACTTTTCAAACTCCAGTTCTTCCTAAGTCAATCAAAGCAGGGTACCAAATTTGTAGAGTTCGACCATATATACCTAACCCTCTTAGGTGTTTTAAATGCCAAAGGTACGGCCATTCCCAGCAAGCATGTCGTAGCAAAATGATCATGTGTGCAAAATGTGCTGAACCTGGACATGAGATAAATAATTGCCATTCAGACACCATGAAGTGCGTTAATTGCTCTGGGTCTCATACTTCTTTCTCCAAGTCTTGCCCTAAATGGACTCTAGAGAAGGAAGTTATATCCACAAAAATACGGAAAAATATATCCTTCGCAGaagcaagaaaattaataaatgatagaaCTCCAAAAGTTGGTGCATCTTACTCTGGTATACTAAAAGCAACACTAACATGTAGTAGTGCTCAAACCGATTCTCGTATAACTCAATTACCACCCACTAGTTCAGTTTCAAATCAAACTACAAAATTGCCAGCAGTCTCCTCTGTTCCTTCGATGTCATCCAATTATCCTGTAAATGATAAAATTGCCAAACGTAATTgcagtaataaaacaaaaatctccaCGATATCATCTCTTAAAGCGTTTAAAGTAAATGcaaaacaaagaacaaaaaagaaagcattattgaATCGACCCCTTGTGGCAGaagatttcttaaaaacttaCACGTCGTCTTCTGAGTTCTCCGATATGGAATTAGACCGGTCTACTACCTCTAAAAATCAATCaggtggggaaaaaaagaaaaaacctcCAGATAAATCCCAATCTTGA
- the LOC129974560 gene encoding uncharacterized protein LOC129974560 → MVIQSEKPTIPEFIYAGYIKLPVRQYIPNPLRCFKCQRFGHSKINCRGTLTCARCAGKDHDSEQCNAPEKCVNCGGCHASFSRVCERWKIEKQITSIKFKESISYPEARKKVLAQTPKPGVSYASVVKTPFCANCQCTNCVKYNSQTTTVKNSSDSEIENSPSSAPETSKPVRSKSKSNSNSQRALKLKLSKRGLSPKELRTKLKKSATQNSVALGLATKGNVHKDLTSIFGSPKSPDSISLHPSDEEDELQMSCDVSPTLHNTSRNKLNSSVT, encoded by the exons ATGGTGATACAGAGTGAAAA ACCAACAATCCCAGAATTCATATATGCTGGATACATTAAACTACCGGTCCGACAGTACATCCCAAACCCCTTGAGATGTTTTAAATGCCAGCGATTCGGCCATTCGAagattaattgccgcgggactctaacatgcgcccgctgtgcaggaAAAGACCACGATAGTGAACAGTGTAACGCCCCCGAAAAATGCGTGAACTGTGGAGGCTGTCATGCGTCGTTTTCTCGAGTCTGCGAACGctggaaaattgaaaaacaaataacctccattaaatttaaagaatctattTCGTATCCTGaagcaagaaaaaaagtattagctCAAACACCCAAACCTGGTGTGAGTTACGCTTCCGTTGTAAAAACACCCTTCTGTGCAAACTGTCAATGCACAAACTGTGTGAAATATAACTCCCAAACTACAACTGTCAAAAACTCTTCCGACTCTGAGATTGAAAATTCACCATCCAGTGCACCAGAAACTAGCAAACCAGTCCGATCGAAATCGAAATCAAACTCCAATTCTCAAAGAGCACTAAAGCTAAAGCTGTCAAAACGGGGACTTTCACCAAAAGAACTAAGAACTAAGTTGAAAAAATCTGCAACACAAAATTCTGTCGCTTTGGGACTTGCGACGAAAGGtaatgtccataaggacttaacgtccatctTTGGCTCACCTAAAAGTCCCGATTCCATTTCCCTCCATCCGTCTGACGAGGAAGATGAATtgcaaatgagttgcgatgtttcgccAACTCTTCATAACACTAGCCGTAATAAACTCAATTCTTCAGTTACTTAA